TCATTACCACGTTTACTTTGTAACCAGGCGCCAGCTGCTGGATCTTTTTGCTTATTTGCAGGGCCAGGTCTTTCTCTTTCACTTTGCCATCAGGACTGGCGGCGCCGGGGTCACTGCCGCCATGGCCGGCATCAATCATAACTGTGATTGGCTGGTGATCAGTCAGGTTGTTTTCGTTTTCAGTGAGGCCTGACTGTTGGGCGCGAAATGCTATGGTGCAAAAAACTAAGGCCAGTACCGGCAGGGCCATTAAACGGCTTCGGTACCCTATCCTGGCCGATTGGTTGGTTGTGATCATGGCTATACGTCGTTTTATATGGTTTTGGAAAAAATGGTTGGTGATGGACAGTTGGTTCGCCTTCATGGTTTGCAACACCAGTAATTCGGCATAGGCAAAGCGGTCGTTTCCCGAAATGGCGTATTGATCGGCCAGGAACTCATGAATGGCCTTCAATTCCTTTTTAAGAATGCGGAAAAAGGGGTTGAACCAGAAAAAGGCTGTGACCAGTTCGATGAGTATAATATCGCTGGAATGCTTTTGCTGAACATGGAACAGTTCATGCTGAAAGATCTGCTGGCCTTCCTGGCTGTTAAAGGCCAGCTCATCGTTCCAGAAGATCTTTTTGAAAAAAGAGAAGGGTGTGCCCGGTTCCCGGGTGTTGAAGAATTGCAACCCGCCAATCCGTTCAGCCGGGTAACGCCTTGAAATGCGCCAGATGTACATCAGCGATCTTACCAGCGCAAAAAGCAGTACCAGGGTACCTATTATGTAGATGAGGTAAAGTAAATTCTGCATGTTCCAAAGAAAAAGCGACATAGAGGGGGCCTCGTGCAGCATATCTTCTTCGCCATAATTAACGGTAAGTACCTGGATAGTTTGATATACCGCCTGGTTTACAGGACTTTGCGAATGGTGAAGGACGGGTATTTTAATCAATGGCAGCAATACCGACACCAGCAGGGTAGCCAGCAGGTAAAACCGGTTATAATGGTGAAACCGTTTGTTGCGTAAAAAAAGCCAGTAATAGCCCAGCAGTATGCCAGAGCACAGCATTACTTTTCCCAGGTACAGTAAAAAGGTCATTGATCTTGGTTTTTGGCGTTTTTAATTTGTTGCAGCAAAGCCTCCAGGTCTTCCTGGCTCAATTTATTGTCGTTCACAAAGTGCGAGAGTAATTTGGCGGCCGAGCCTTCAAAATAGCCTTTTACCAGTTGGTTAATGCTTTTCTGGCCATATTCGGCCTTGCTTACCGCCGGTTTGTACAGGTTGTTGCGCCCCTGTACTTCATAGTTCACAAAACCCTTCTCAATCAATATCTTAAGTATGGTAGCTACGGTGTTGGAATGCGGTTTGGGCTCGGGCATTTTATACATGATATCTTTTAAAAAACCCTGTTTTAACTCCCAGAGCATTTGCATTACCTGTTCTTCGGCTTTTGTAAGGGACTTCATTATAACTAATCATTTAGTTGAAACAAATGTATAACTAATTTATTAGTTGAATGGTGTTTTCGCTTATTTTTTACAAATTATTTTATTAACAGGTTACGTAGGCGGGGATTTTGATACTGATTAATAGGGGGAGAAGCAGTGTCGGCGGGCGTTTTAGGCGAGTTGCAATAAGAATAAATATGTATTCGTGACTAATTCTTAGTCAATTATTGTATAATATAGCTTCGATTTTATCCACAAAAGCTATGAGATTTGGAGATTGAGTGTTACTTTTGCAGACAGTACCGGATGGATTAACACGTTATTAGCACCTGACTTGCAACCTCCCCCGAACATAGTCAGTCTTGCAAATGTTAGTATAGTACCCTAAAACAAAATAAAACAGAAAGGCGATTTAATATCGGCGATTAAAGTCATTTTATATAAAGCAGACAAGTAGATATGAGACAGCTCAAAATTGCAACCCAGATTACGAATCGAGATTCGCAGGCAGTAGAAAAGTATCTTCAGGAAATTTCTAAAATTCCGATGATCACTCCCGAAGAGGAGACAGTACTGGCCCAGCGGATTAAGATGGGTGATCAGAAGGCATTGGATAAGTTAGTGCAGGCCAACTTGCGTTTTGTGGTATCTGTTGCTAAGCAGTATCAGCACCAGGGTCTTTCTCTTAGCGATCTGATCAACGAGGGTAACCTCGGTTTGATAAAAGCAGCCCAGCGTTTCGATGAAACCAAGGGTTTTAAATTCATCTCATACGCCGTATGGTGGATCCGCCAGTCCATTTTACAAGCGTTGGCAGAGCAGGGTAGATTAGTCCGCCTGCCTCAAAACAAAATTGGCACCTATAACAAGGCTAATAAAGCGTACATGGCTTTTGAACAGGAACATGAGCGGGAGCCGAGTACAGAAGAATTAGCTGAGTTGCTGGAAATGAGTGAAACTGAGATCAACAACATTTTCCAAAGCAATACCCGTCACACCTCGCTGGATGCTCCGGTTCACGAAGCTGAAGACGTGGCTATGGGCGATCTGCTGGAAGGTGGCGATGACACGGATGACGATGTAATGAAAGATTCATTACGTAACGAGATCCGCCGCGTGTTGAAATCACTCAGTCCCCGCGAAGCAGAGATTGTAAATGCTTACTTTGGCCTCGATGGCGAAAATGGTGTTACCATTGAGCAGATCGGGCAGAAATACGACCTTACCAAAGAGCGTATCCGCCAGATCAAGGAAAGAGCTATCAAGCGTTTACAGAAAGCTCGCTATAGCAATGCATTGAAAGCATATTTAGGTTAGTATAAGTACTATAAAGTAACGAACCCCGGTTGGCGTACTGCCTTCCGGGGTTTTTTGATGCATCAAAAGCTTTATATTTATCCGAACATTCATATATCTGGATCGTTATTTGAATGCTATAGTAAGTACGATGAGAATGCGCATGGGGTTAGTAGCCATAGTACTGGGGACGATCATTTCTTCCTGCGAAAAAACGATCAACTTCAAGCCCAACGAAACGGAGCCTGAACTGGTTGTGGAAGCGTCTATTGAAAATGGTAAAGGGCCGGTTGTTGTTTTGTCGCAAAGCCTTAATTATTTCAACCAGATCAGTACCGAATTACTCGCCAATTCTTTCGTGCACAATGCCGAGATCACCATTTCAAACGGCACTAAAACCCACCGGTTAAAAGAGATCAAAGTGCCGGTAACAGGCGGTTACACCCTGTATTATTATACCACCGATTCCTCCAATTTAAGCACCGCCATTACCGGTGAGTTTGGAAAACAATACTCACTCAGTGTAAAAACCGATGCAAGAGAATATACGGCCACTACTACCATTCCCCTACTGGCTAAAAAAATTGACTCCCTTTGGTGGGTACAGGCGCCCAATAATCCCAATACCAAAAAAGTAATTGTGATGGGCCGGTTTGTTGACCCGCCGGGGCTTGGCAATTATACCCGCTATTACACCTCGGTAGACGGCTGGCCGTTTTTGCCCGGGTTAAACTCGGTATATGACGATCAGCTGACCGATGGCACTACGTATGATATGCAGGTGGAGCAGGGGGTAGACCGGAACAAACAATACAACCTGGAGAATTATGCCTTTTTCGAGCACGGCGATTCCGTGGCGGTAAAGTATTGCAATATAGATAAAGCCACTTTCGACTTCTGGCGAACCATGGAATACAGTTATACCAATATCGGCAACCCGTTTGCCTCGCCCAGCAAAGTTATCAGCAACATCCAGGGCGGCGGTTTGGGCTATTTCGGCGGATATGCGGTGCAATACAAGTCTATTGTTATTCCTCAATAGGGACCTCCGGCCCCCTCCCGGCCTTCCGCCAGCTGGCGGAGAGGAGTCTGGTAACCTCACGACAAAACTTAACCTCTCCATTTTCTTACTTCCTATTTCTTACTTAGTTCTTCCTCTATCAACCCTATCAACATTATCAACCTTTTTCGTCCCTGTCAACTCGTCAACAAGTTAGCAGGTCAACCTGTTACTTGTAAAATAAGTGCCTTTGGTTAAGCTTATTAACCCGTTATCCAGACCCCTGCGTCTTTATAACTTTCGTAACTCATTTTCAGTTAAATTTGTCAACTTTTCTTTAGAATAAGAGAGAATTATAGCATTATGGAAAGTGAAAAAATACATTGCCTGATAATTGGTAGCGGCCCGGCAGGATATACCGCCGCGGTTTATGCAGCCAGAGCAAACATGA
The Niastella koreensis GR20-10 genome window above contains:
- a CDS encoding N-acetylmuramoyl-L-alanine amidase, whose translation is MTFLLYLGKVMLCSGILLGYYWLFLRNKRFHHYNRFYLLATLLVSVLLPLIKIPVLHHSQSPVNQAVYQTIQVLTVNYGEEDMLHEAPSMSLFLWNMQNLLYLIYIIGTLVLLFALVRSLMYIWRISRRYPAERIGGLQFFNTREPGTPFSFFKKIFWNDELAFNSQEGQQIFQHELFHVQQKHSSDIILIELVTAFFWFNPFFRILKKELKAIHEFLADQYAISGNDRFAYAELLVLQTMKANQLSITNHFFQNHIKRRIAMITTNQSARIGYRSRLMALPVLALVFCTIAFRAQQSGLTENENNLTDHQPITVMIDAGHGGSDPGAASPDGKVKEKDLALQISKKIQQLAPGYKVNVVMTRTDDNFPGGTTDKEDGLRARTALAEKIRPAMYLSIHVSTTGESGPANRTGIEIYIPNDTTQRVNQSKLLGAALTQQLTKVYTTDETLKQRLEKNIWVLQRTPCPAVLIECGYIDNAKDLAYFSNSSNQEAVAKKILEGIVSYAGKPMSMATQAPSADYTSMPSPLHDSILYKISKQFNRNCRYPQQALANHAEGTVYFSVAVNEKGEIGNVKLYEQAPAEAKTINDLVTVSYVNDTPPAKSLTREETQQLFSDMVKRVYDTKPRFSNTDQLPPAQYFFKVSFRLEKPTAPIS
- a CDS encoding BlaI/MecI/CopY family transcriptional regulator — encoded protein: MQMLWELKQGFLKDIMYKMPEPKPHSNTVATILKILIEKGFVNYEVQGRNNLYKPAVSKAEYGQKSINQLVKGYFEGSAAKLLSHFVNDNKLSQEDLEALLQQIKNAKNQDQ
- a CDS encoding sigma-70 family RNA polymerase sigma factor, whose protein sequence is MRQLKIATQITNRDSQAVEKYLQEISKIPMITPEEETVLAQRIKMGDQKALDKLVQANLRFVVSVAKQYQHQGLSLSDLINEGNLGLIKAAQRFDETKGFKFISYAVWWIRQSILQALAEQGRLVRLPQNKIGTYNKANKAYMAFEQEHEREPSTEELAELLEMSETEINNIFQSNTRHTSLDAPVHEAEDVAMGDLLEGGDDTDDDVMKDSLRNEIRRVLKSLSPREAEIVNAYFGLDGENGVTIEQIGQKYDLTKERIRQIKERAIKRLQKARYSNALKAYLG
- a CDS encoding DUF4249 family protein; amino-acid sequence: MRMGLVAIVLGTIISSCEKTINFKPNETEPELVVEASIENGKGPVVVLSQSLNYFNQISTELLANSFVHNAEITISNGTKTHRLKEIKVPVTGGYTLYYYTTDSSNLSTAITGEFGKQYSLSVKTDAREYTATTTIPLLAKKIDSLWWVQAPNNPNTKKVIVMGRFVDPPGLGNYTRYYTSVDGWPFLPGLNSVYDDQLTDGTTYDMQVEQGVDRNKQYNLENYAFFEHGDSVAVKYCNIDKATFDFWRTMEYSYTNIGNPFASPSKVISNIQGGGLGYFGGYAVQYKSIVIPQ